In Capricornis sumatraensis isolate serow.1 chromosome 2, serow.2, whole genome shotgun sequence, the DNA window GAAATTAGTAGTTGGCTCTATAGAGTAAGAACTGCAGATATCTTCAGGTAATCAAGGGCTTGATTGTGTGAAACTACTTATTAGTTTTTCCAATTCAgttagtcatttctgactctttgctatcccatggactgcaacacaccaggcttccttgtccatcaccaacttgttcccttctcctgccttcagtctttcccagcatcagggtcttttccagtgagtcagttctttgcatcagatggacaaagtattagagcttcagcttcagcatcagtcctcccagtgactattcagtgatttaatttttttaatttatgtctattttaagATTTCCTAATAGAAGTTCAGTAGAAGTATATACAATAAATTCATCATCACTTCTAGGCATGATATCAGTTAAAAATACATAATGGGTGAACACACGctttaaaatcttttgtaaattttttgaatATGTGGTCCTTCAGTTACCTTACTCTATAACTTTAATCCTCACTGGAATATTGATTAAACAGACTCTCAAAGAAAGACAGAATGACAATAGTTATGTATTAATGAGTTAGGCCCCTATGAAAAGTATCAGATGTCCCTAAGCAAAGCTTGTATTCTTCAGAAATTATATGGCATGTTATTAACCTTTGGGTCACTAGAGGGCGGTGATGTTTCAGGCCAACACAATTCAGACTATTTCTGTTCTGACACCAAGAAGTGTGGATCTGGAGTCATTCTGTGCCCGCATTCTATAGTGACATCTCAGATCCTCCAAATTACTTGTTTTCAAGGTGAATAGCTACAAAACAAACAACTTAGGATAAGATGAAGCAATCTACACGGAAAGGAGTAAATTGTTATACAAAAATTCTGAAATGTGATACATTTAAGGCATTGGTGGAGGTGAGTTAGAGGCTAACATTAACTGATACTATATGCGCTTATACTTTTAACTCTTATATAGTCTAACGTGTACTGCAGTAACGGTAAAACAAAGGTTCAAAGaggtcaaataaaaataaaaataatttttgatgtcACTGTATATtggctttgggtttttttttttttgatgtataaATCATGGAAaggtcttaaattttaaaataaatatacagttaCACTAGAGTTTTATTGCTATAACATTAAATTTTGATGCGTACTTTCAATCCAGTGCTTTGGATAAAACTTGTATCTGGGAATACCATcgaatattattttacttttcaaatgacACTTTAGAAAAACATTTCACAAATATGAGTTTGAGActaattaaaactaataaaagcTTGggggaagatttaaaaaatgaaccacTTCTGTATTCCTTCTTAGTTCTCATTAGACACATGGCAttacaaataaatttcaaaaaagtaaaagaaaaaagtaaaaaaatgaaaacagggaTGTGATTAATGCATGTTGTTAAAATAGagtttacatttcatttttgctttttctcctttaaaaactatatagccctataatgattttttttttcagactctcATACAGATTCAAAACAACAGCATAGAAAGAATGCAAGGGAATATACTCCATTCTCATATCCTACCACTATTTTACATCCAATAAGGAGATCAACTATGCTGGAAAAGACaaacaactgaactgacccaGTCTTGCTCTGAAAGTCTGAGTAATGGTCTTCATAGGGCTgagtaaatgggcttcccaactggctcagcggtaaagaatccgcctgtgatacagaaaatgcaggagatgccacgGGGTCCATCCCTGGaacaggaagctcccctggaggagggcatggcaacccgctgcagtattcttgtctggagaatcccatggactgaggagcctcacAGGTTACAGcgcatagggtcgcacagagtcggacacgatggaaacGACTGAGCTGAATGATTAGGTCTAATTTCTTAAATATGAGGAAAAATGaagttcaaaaataatttttaaaatctttccatttccccgacaagatgaaaaggcagaaaaactagACTCTCCCTAGATTTGAGAACTGCTGGTCTTATCACCTGTTGAGAGTGGTTATGGTATCTACGTAAAGAATACTGTGCTTCAGATAAGTTGGAGACTGGAGAATTGCTGAAAGACTTGGGCACATCCTTTAGCTTCAGGAGCCTCAGTTACCTCACCTTAAAGGGGGAGTAATAACAATACTTGGAGGATGTCTggaaaaaaatggggaaatggTTGTGAAACATAAAATATTGGCTTAATAAAAGATGTTACTAAGCGATTATGCGCATTTTCACTAAATGTGAAGACCATAACATCTAAATGCAGTTTCTAGTCCTAATTGCATAAGAATGGTCCAGGGTGGAGAAAGATGGCTTTGTAAGAGTTTGCCTTGTTTCTCTGCCCTACCTCCCCCCACTCAAGCAGGCTAGCAGCCTTTGATTTCAATATTTCAGATGTGCTGAGACAGTGAAATAGTGAGTGCCAGCCACCTGCCTCTAGCCCCTTTTGCCTtagctaacttttaaaaatatttttaattaattaatatatatatttaatgttaagGAAGAAGCAGAATTTAAGCGGGTGAAGGAAGGAGTTGGTAGTtgggatttctttatttttgaatccGACAGTCTGATTTTGTCTTCCTGTACCTATTCCCTTAAATCTTACGGCACTGTTGGTTTTACAGTTTCAGTGCGCCCCTggggacagagcaacctggcctGCTTAAGATCATGCGAGAGTCTCAAAGCAGAAAGGGAGAAATGTTCACGCTCATCTACGCATCAGGAGTGTGGTTTGCCTAGATTGCTCAGGGTCAGGTAGGTAAGATACACTTGCCAGGGTTACAAAAGAGCGTCAGGAGGAAGATCCGGTCCTTGCGCGAGCCTCCGTGGGTGGAGAAGGAGGAAGCAGGGCACCTTGGCAACTTGTCTGAGGTGGGGTAGCCGAGGGAGACCTTTTAGTCCCAGCCTCTCCACGAACTCTCCTCTGGCAGAGAACCTGAGGAGGCGCGGGGCAGCCTGGCTGGGCAGCCGGTCCTGGCAGGAGCTGGGGCATTTCGAGAGCAGTCTTCCGGGGGCGGAAGGATGTTCGGAGCCCAGGCGGCCAAAGCAGTGATCAAGCCGcagcaagaaagagagagagagggaaagagagagagggaggctcTCGGCTGCTTCTGCATCCTCCTCCCACTGCACTTGGGCCCACGCCCACGGGCGCCCCGCCCCCCTCGGGCTTATAGCAGCCGCCGGGCACCTCCGGACGCCCGGGAGCCGACGGCGCGGCTGCCTGCTTGGCCCGGGAGCCCCGGCGCCGCCGCCTTAGTGGCGAAGTGAGGCGGCGGCTGCGCCCCGCATCATGGAGGGCAGCCTAGCCgcgaccccagccccagccccggtCGCCACCGACAGCCGCCGCCTCCCGCGCCGGGCCTGCCGGCTCTCGTCGCTGTTCTCAAGGTGCCGTCCCTCCCTCACCGCCAAGGCGATATGAAGGCGACCCGGGACCACGCGAGCGCCCCTTTCTGTACGCGCTTCAACCACTCCGGCCCGGGCATCTGGGCGGCCGAGCGCGCCGCTGAGGCGCCGAACAACCTCACGCTGCCCCAGGAACCCAGCGAGGACTGCGGCTCGGTGTCCGTAGCCTTTTCGATGACCATGATGATCACCGGGTTCGTGGGCAACGCGCTGGCCATAACGCTCGTGTCGAAGAGCTACAGGCGCCGGGAGGGCAAGCGCAAGAGGTCGTTCCTGCTGTGCATCGGCTGGCTGGCGCTCACCGACATGGTCGGGCAGCTGCTCACCAGCCCGGTGGTCATCGTCCTCTACCTGTCCCACCAGCGCTGGGAGCAGCTCGACCCGTCGGGGAGGTTGTGCACCTTCTTCGGCCTGACCATGACCGTCTTTGGGCTCTCCTCGCTCTTCATTGCCAGCGCCATGGCCGTCGAGCGGGCTCTGGCCACCCGGGCGCCGCACTGGTACTCAAGCCACATGAAGACCAGCGTCACCCGCGCCGTGCTGCTAGGCGTATGGCTGGCGGTGCTCGCCTTCGCCCTGTTGCCGGTGCTGGGGGTAGGTCAGTATACTGTCCAGTGGCCCGGGACTTGGTGCTTCATTAGCACTGGGCCTGGGGGCAACGGGACTAACTCCCGGCAAAACTGGGGCAACGTTTTCTTCGCTTCTGCTTTTGCCATCCTGGGGCTCTCGGCGCTGGTGGTCACCTTCGCCTGCAACCTGGCCACCATTAAGGCCCTGGTGTCCCGCTGCAGGGCCAAGGCCACGGCGTCGCAGTCCAGCGCCCAATGGGGCCGAATCACGACAGAGACGGCCATCCAGCTCATGGGGATCATGTGCGTGCTGTCGGTCTGCTGGTCGCCGTTGCTGGTAGGTAGTTCCTGGGCTTGGGGAGTTCGAGGTGGGCGCGTGCGCGCCGGCGGGCAATGAAGACTTTGGAAAGTGACAGCACCTGCAGGGGCGTGTCTGCAAGCAGAGAACTTTGGAGAGGGCTCTACCTGCGCTGTCTTGGTCTCGGCTTCAGAGCATAGCTCCTCATTTACTTGCTGAGCATCTTCCAAGTGCTAGGCATCGTATTAGGCTCTGGCTGTGCACGCCTGGAGACCCCAGGGGTGCTCACATTCTAATCGGAGAGAGTTAAAAGACACCCAGGTGTTAGTTCACTGCTGGTGCAGAAACTGGTTTCTCCCAGGAGTACTAGGAGCTGAATAGAATGGCGATGACAACTCTAGCCCCGTTCTCTGGGTTTTCTCCTTATTTCAAATACCTCTCGCCCGTTGGGTCGATTGATTTTCACTCTGCAGTACTTTACCGGCGCCCCGCCccgcagccccccccccccccccctcgcGACAGGCACAGCCTCTGAGCTAGTGCGCGCCCTCCCGCAGCAGCCGCAGCTCGCTTTGCTAGCAGGCAGACGCGAGGCAGGAGAGTGGAGGGGCGTCTCTCCCTCGGCCAGCCCTCCGTCCTTTGAAATTGCACTGCGCCCTCTAGGAAGTGCCAGAACCCACGGTCATCCCGTGGGCCCCGAGGCCTACTAACTCCCTCGTACCAGCCTTTGCTTGTCCTTGTGGTCACTGCACGGGGCTGATGGCAAGGCCCTTCGTAGAGGTTTCTGCACTTACCAGCTCCTCGGGGGGCCCACAGCCCGGGAGCAAGTGATATTTCCATATGCTGCCTGTCTAACACCCGCTCTTAATCTTACTTTCCAGGTTTTCCTCTGCGGTCCTTTTAGCTCGACATTTGGTGTAAGAGCTATTACTAATTCCTGATGAATGGTTGCTTTTTTAGGCCCCCAGCAACCTGGCTCAGTAAATATTCCTGCAAGAGCGACCTGGTCACTGTGACAGGGTTACAACAGATGACATATCGGACCTAGAAATTTATTAGACAGTTGTGAAAAACTCCTGGAATCCATGGCACAGTTTTCAGAAACCACGCACGTAtagggtttgggttttttttttttttttttttttttttcttgtttaagttTTTATCTGTATCTtggggcttgtggaatcttagttctgccaccagggatccaaccggtgtctcctgcattgggagcttggaatctTTATGGCAGGACCATGGAATTctggagcttttctttttttaattgtgataaaatacacataacatgaaATTTCCCACTAGTTTAAGTGTGCAGTTAAGTTATATTAAGTACATTAACATTGTAGTACACCATgtacaatttaaaaatctttgtactTTTTAACAGAACCGTAGTTCCTTTTCTCCTCTCACCCCACGCCACCCCAACCACTCCTGCATTTGACAACACCGATATTCCAGAATACTCTTGTTTCATTGTGTAGTATATTTAGAGCAGGAGCCTTGGCTTGGAATGGATCATAGGTGGTGACAAGGAGAGTTATGTTGGGACCTCATAGCCCACAAATCGCTGTAAGGTCTCAGTTCTGCATTCCAGAAGCTAGAAGTCAGGCTGATGTCATCACCGTGGCTTATCAAAGCCAGCACCAATTTTAGACATATTTACTTCTACTGTGTGTAGGTAgccaaatagaagaaaaaaagaattctaaataaTAAGCACGTTACTATAAATGTAGCTTTAAAGGCAAACAGAATATTTGAATTTCTCACAACAGTCATTTGAGTCCCACATATTTGAGTTCTATCACACTCTTTATATGTGTGCTCTATATATCCAAGGAAAAAGGTAAATCATATGAGTAAAATACTTACTCATACAGTTAACCAGATGTATAGTTGCTTTCTTTTTAAGTAGGAGAGAAAATAAGCagtgtgttttttatttcaaaactatGCTTCTAATATGATGGGCACAGTGGCCTTATGAAGACTTTTGATCAGTTCTGAAAACTGAAGCCTAGGATGACCAGACTCACTCTTAAGAAACTTTGTATTTGGAATTCATCCTAATTTCaattaatatttgcatataaactTTATTGGTTTGCAGTATTTTATCAAAGTTTATTGGGTCAGTTCTCAtaaaaacattaaacaaattCAACATGTGATCATATCAAAGAGAAGAATTTGTGGTTTTCAAAATGGGTATTTTTTGAGCTAAAGGAATTACTCTGTCTTCTGTTTTGTGTACCACTGAAGTTAAATCTCCAAATATCTTCAGAAAGATCTGCAGTACAAAGTTGGAAttatttcaaaggaaagaaaatggcaaaactGCTCTCTTAATAGGTTACGGAATTATAAGAATGAAAACACTAGAATTTAGTGAACTGAATTTTTAGTGTATTAATGCTGAAgtgagagggttttttttttttttaatatgtttttcctaattataaaatatagattccctgttagcttttttaaaaaaaatgggcacAGGATACTAATTTAATTATCCAAAATTCTTACTTAAAAGGACTCTGAGTGTATCTTGTCTTGGAGGACTAATGTGATGATAATAATGTTCAGTTGTCACTGCTGAAAAACTTAGCAGAGAATAGATACCATAATAAGAAAACATCCCAACTGCTGCAAATTCCTGCTGTGTAAATAGGAGCCATTGCTCAGTTTATCTGGTTTAAATAGAGGTTTATCTGGTGCAAACAAAAGCTTTTAAACTTTTTCCTTCAGAAGCTATACaataaaaaatctgaaattaaGTGAAAATACAGTGGGAAGTGGTGTCACCATTGATAGATGACCTACACTTCTTAGTCAATATAAAGCATCAAATTCTGTTGAAATCAGTCAATTGGCTCAGCAATACAATCTGTTTGACTTATTATCATTAGATTTTTTATGGACTACAATCACCAAATAGTCCAGTTGTTTGACATGATAGCCAAGTTTCCAGTAGCAGGAATAACCCGAGGCTGTTGTTCAGAGGAACCCCTGACGGCAGTTTGTACTTTTGTACATCTGGCACTCCTCAAACAGGTACAACAGCTACAATACTAAAGCCGTAAGTGACTAATACTGTAGCCATCTTAAAAATAGTAGACGAAAAGCTATCTACACTGTGAAAAGAGATAATGAGCAACAGAGTTTCTCATCCACAACTTGGAAACTGTATAAAAGCAGCCTTAGGAACTTTGCCTTTAATCTTGAACCAGCAAATTCCCTGCTCAATAGCCACAGATGTGGGCAGAGAATGCTTTGACTCAAGGAGATATTTTGCAACATAGATGTAGTGTTTTTTAAGTTTGAGGAATCACTGACATTTTTTGACATAGAAAATTTGCCTTAAATGCACTACATGTGAAAAATAGATGCAATAGGTTATTTTACAGAAGTAATGGTGTTTTATAGTGTTATAAAAATAACAGTATTAGAATATTGTTAAGAATATTAGAACCAGATTTCTAATTCAAGATATTTGactctgagtttatttttaatcttttttctgttgtattgatttgtttgtttgactTAGCTAAAAGCCAGCAGTTCTAGTGCTAATCATAGTACTGGGGAAATTATATATCCTCTTAAAATGCAAAAGTAGAGCTAATAGATATCTAAGGTCTTTTTCCATGTGTTATGCTCAGTTTCTCTTATTTGGGAGAATCATGGTTTAATGACCCAGAATGAGAAATTTGAGAAGGAGACTGCTTGGTCAATTGTACTTTTGTAAGAATggggttttctagtagtcatgtatggatgtgagagttggagtataaagaaagggggcagtgccaaagaattgatacttttgaactgtggtgttggagaagactcttgagagtcccttggactgcaaggagatcccaccaatcaatgctaaaggaaatcagtcctgaatattcattggaaggactgaggctgaagctgaaactccaatactttggccacctgatgagaactgactcattggaaaagaccctcatgctgggaaagattgaaggcaggaagagaaggggacaacagaggatgagatgggtggcatcaccgactcaatggacatgagtttgagctagctccaggagttggtgaaggacagggaagcctggcgtgctgcagtccatggggtcacaaagaatcaaacacaactgagtgactgcactgaagtGAAGAGTGAGGGCTTCTGAGTGACTTGGGCTTTTGGACGCTGTACGTAAAGAGATGGCAGGTTATCTAAGTGATATATCCAGAAGCAAACATAACTTGAAGATTAATGAGATAAATCAGGGCTTAAAATGTAGGTTTTTGTATCTTGAGTTTGTTAAAGAGAGCCAGGAATTAAACAAATTCTTAAGCCATCTTATTTGAAGACATTCAGATGGTCTAGAATTGTAGCATACATGTGACTCATTGGACTTCCTCCTTTGAAAAAGCTGTAAAGGTCAATAACTCAATTATGAAAGTTTCCATAGGATCATTTTTCTGGGAATTACACTCAGGAATATGCACTACAGGCATTTGTAACAGAGGATGATCGATGATTTGTCTGGGGGAGCTGAGAGGCGGTAGTGAGAGGTACTGGGTGTCATGTTCGATTTTCAGTCCTTGCCTTGCAGAGCTAGAAAGCAGGGAGAGAAGTTCTCCTTCAAACTCCTCACATACGGGTAGCACGTTTATAGTCCACCCGGGTTCTACATGCACCTCTTTCACACTTGGCAACTCTTGGAATCTACAACTATAGCATGTCATATTCTGAACCCCTCTTTTCCCTCAATTCCTTATCATAGAAGTAAGTAAGTGGTTTGTATTTCAATTCCTGCCTTGCTTCTTGAGAATTATTAGATGGCCTCTTAAGTCCTTCTTTTCCCtagaaaaattctaattttcagaGATTAATGAGGGTAACCCAAGAAGGGACGTTATTTTTCTTGGGGTTCCTCTTATATCTTGTCTCCTGAGTGTATGTCAGCATTTTATGGTAAACATAGTAATTCATTCTTAAACAGAAATGACAACTGGACAGTGTGTAACTTTTTTAAATGAGAGGGATGCATACTCACGCATGtgtgcacacgtacacacacacatggaaataACAGTGTGGAGTAGTGACTCTGCTCCCTTTATTTGGAACACTTTTGTCTCCACTTTCCAACTTTACACCTCACCCCTCAGCCATTCAGGACAGCTGCCGAGCAGTCACTGTCTTGGATTGGCTAAGGTCCCAAGTTGGCAGTGACTTTGTTAGAGGAACCTTCCTTGGGCCTCTTTAGGCTTGGTTGGGGGCTGCAGCTCTTTGGTTCCACAACACTTACCTTGCGGATCCAGTGTCTTGATCTGAGTCACACTTTACTGAACATTCTGGATTAACTGACCTCCTGAGGGCAGATATAGTAACTACCCGGTAAATTGTTCTTTTCCTGGGAACTACCATGATGACCAGCCATACAAGGTATGTCCACCACAAGCCTATTGAGTAAATATCTGAGCA includes these proteins:
- the PTGER3 gene encoding prostaglandin E2 receptor EP3 subtype isoform X1 — translated: MKATRDHASAPFCTRFNHSGPGIWAAERAAEAPNNLTLPQEPSEDCGSVSVAFSMTMMITGFVGNALAITLVSKSYRRREGKRKRSFLLCIGWLALTDMVGQLLTSPVVIVLYLSHQRWEQLDPSGRLCTFFGLTMTVFGLSSLFIASAMAVERALATRAPHWYSSHMKTSVTRAVLLGVWLAVLAFALLPVLGVGQYTVQWPGTWCFISTGPGGNGTNSRQNWGNVFFASAFAILGLSALVVTFACNLATIKALVSRCRAKATASQSSAQWGRITTETAIQLMGIMCVLSVCWSPLLIMMLKMIFNHTSVEHCKTYTENQDECNFFLIAVRLASLNQILDPWVYLLLRKILLQKFCQLLKGHSYGIDMEGGTENKDTEMKENLYISNLSRFFILLGHFTEARRGRGHIYLHTLEHL
- the PTGER3 gene encoding prostaglandin E2 receptor EP3 subtype isoform X3, giving the protein MKATRDHASAPFCTRFNHSGPGIWAAERAAEAPNNLTLPQEPSEDCGSVSVAFSMTMMITGFVGNALAITLVSKSYRRREGKRKRSFLLCIGWLALTDMVGQLLTSPVVIVLYLSHQRWEQLDPSGRLCTFFGLTMTVFGLSSLFIASAMAVERALATRAPHWYSSHMKTSVTRAVLLGVWLAVLAFALLPVLGVGQYTVQWPGTWCFISTGPGGNGTNSRQNWGNVFFASAFAILGLSALVVTFACNLATIKALVSRCRAKATASQSSAQWGRITTETAIQLMGIMCVLSVCWSPLLIMMLKMIFNHTSVEHCKTYTENQDECNFFLIAVRLASLNQILDPWVYLLLRKILLQKFCQASPRSMWDPSSPTRDRTRVPCIGSTES
- the PTGER3 gene encoding prostaglandin E2 receptor EP3 subtype isoform X2, producing MKATRDHASAPFCTRFNHSGPGIWAAERAAEAPNNLTLPQEPSEDCGSVSVAFSMTMMITGFVGNALAITLVSKSYRRREGKRKRSFLLCIGWLALTDMVGQLLTSPVVIVLYLSHQRWEQLDPSGRLCTFFGLTMTVFGLSSLFIASAMAVERALATRAPHWYSSHMKTSVTRAVLLGVWLAVLAFALLPVLGVGQYTVQWPGTWCFISTGPGGNGTNSRQNWGNVFFASAFAILGLSALVVTFACNLATIKALVSRCRAKATASQSSAQWGRITTETAIQLMGIMCVLSVCWSPLLIMMLKMIFNHTSVEHCKTYTENQDECNFFLIAVRLASLNQILDPWVYLLLRKILLQKFCQVANAVSSYFNDGPKVPPISLSNEITQTRSMKENT